One part of the Rutidosis leptorrhynchoides isolate AG116_Rl617_1_P2 chromosome 1, CSIRO_AGI_Rlap_v1, whole genome shotgun sequence genome encodes these proteins:
- the LOC139883927 gene encoding O-fucosyltransferase 37-like, with protein sequence MKERFSFLLRCNRCFFFITTVKLKQFTLFFSCYGATGVSYNLIGKPANARVYIAGRKPFGGDRAILPLQAEFDNVVKKEMLARDGDLDHYKNRSTILTTIDYIVSLSSDVFLPSYHGHMGTSLAGASSVCWTQFFSQGQLISWGNHSQEVRGDTET encoded by the exons ATGAAGGAACGGTTTAGTTTTCTGCTACGGTGCAACCGGTgctttttttttataacaacagtAAAGCTTAAGCAGTTTACCCTCTTTTTTTCCTGCTACGGTGCAACCGGTGTTA GTTATAACTTGATAGGGAAGCCAGCAAATGCTAGAGTGTATATTGCTGGGAGAAAGCCGTTTGGTGGTGATCGAGCCATTTTGCCATTACAAGCGGAGTTTGATAATGTGGTGAAAAAGGAGATGTTGGCTCGAGATGGTGACCTCGACCACTACAAAAACAGAAGTACTATCTTGACAACAATCGACTATATTGTATCATTAAGTAGTGATGTTTTTCTACCCTCTTATCATGGTCATATGGGTACAAGCCTTGCAG GGGCATCGAGCGTATGTTGGACTCAATTTTTTTCACAAGGTCAATTAATTTCATGGGGCAACCACAGCCAAGAGGTAAGAGGAGATACAGAGACGTAA